One window of Chloroflexus aggregans DSM 9485 genomic DNA carries:
- a CDS encoding circadian clock KaiB family protein has translation MSKIVLHLYIAGQTPRAERAINTLRHMIEHDLAEYECELTIIDVLADPQQAENQKILATPTLIKSSPPPYRRVIGDLSSVADLLNVLNLPPRA, from the coding sequence GTGAGTAAGATTGTTTTGCATCTCTATATCGCCGGTCAGACGCCACGTGCCGAGCGAGCAATTAATACGCTCCGCCACATGATCGAGCACGATTTGGCCGAGTACGAGTGTGAGTTGACGATCATTGATGTGCTTGCCGATCCTCAGCAAGCCGAGAATCAAAAGATTCTGGCTACGCCAACCCTGATCAAAAGTTCACCGCCACCATACCGGCGTGTGATCGGTGATCTGTCGAGTGTAGCCGATTTGCTCAATGTCTTAAACTTACCGCCACGAGCCTGA
- a CDS encoding sensor domain-containing protein yields MNPMSYPDQRLLQTIVANNVNALLVLDMTGTVLFANNAALRLFGRCAEQLQGSPLGFPLQPGLTVDAEIVRPDQSVVIVDLRVEPIEWYGSPAMLAVLHDITERKQAEQLLIETQQLLHSALDALPSAIAILDRYGRVLAANVRWLQLGPLLGVDTFDCAVGAAFLAACQLGRGSAVVIATAIEQLLASAQERYENEVAAVDSTRRWLSVRAVRFGAGSRVRVVIVLEDVSARHQADQIALVRRRVLELIARQYDLRTIARELLQLIGEQMPDLVYAAYAIRSAGVFVSYHHEILHDDQPNLDRWAEQILTMSPYPRQRIAELPLDSPVGQRMQELIQLHIVNRAWIAVVRTNRDQADGWLLLCRRNDTPLTTDEKQAIDQIEQLTIIALEQHTTLHKLAYQAHHDALTGLPNRLLFEDRLQQAIDLARRNNSLVAVLFIDLDRFKHVNDTLGHAIGDLLLIQVARRFELCLRATDTLARHGGDEFLLVLPEITSPQHVATVARRLHEALDRPFFINGHEIFVSASIGASLYPIDGSDVVSLQRAADIAMYRAKHTLRNSFQFFDAAITNASLEQLQIETLLRRAIERNELLLYYQPKVDRSGNLTSFEALLRWNSAELGMVSPVRFIPVAEETGLIIPIGIWVLTELARQVREWQRQGLPLVPVAANVSALQFAHVDFVQQVADILAQAALPAGWLELELTETMLMGQIEDLRRQLTELRQLGVTLAIDDFGTGYSSLSYLHLLPISILKIDRSFIMRLDQSDATVERSITNAIIALGHHLGMQVVAEGVETEGQFQILLSAGCDLFQGYYIERPLPPDETVAWLRRKV; encoded by the coding sequence ATGAATCCAATGTCGTATCCGGATCAACGCTTGTTGCAAACAATCGTTGCCAATAACGTCAATGCGTTATTGGTATTGGATATGACCGGTACCGTCTTGTTCGCCAACAATGCTGCGCTGCGCTTGTTTGGTCGCTGTGCCGAGCAACTACAAGGTAGTCCGTTAGGTTTTCCCCTCCAACCCGGCCTCACCGTTGATGCAGAGATTGTGCGTCCCGATCAATCGGTTGTTATTGTCGATCTGCGGGTTGAACCGATCGAGTGGTATGGTTCGCCGGCAATGCTGGCAGTGCTGCACGACATTACCGAGCGCAAACAGGCCGAGCAGTTGTTAATTGAGACCCAGCAGCTCCTTCATTCAGCACTCGATGCGCTGCCGTCGGCGATCGCAATTCTCGACCGCTACGGCAGGGTCTTGGCAGCGAATGTACGCTGGCTCCAGCTCGGTCCTTTACTCGGGGTTGATACGTTTGATTGTGCTGTCGGCGCTGCTTTCCTGGCGGCGTGCCAATTGGGTCGGGGATCGGCAGTTGTGATCGCTACCGCAATTGAGCAACTGCTGGCGAGCGCACAGGAACGGTATGAGAATGAGGTTGCTGCGGTCGATTCCACGCGACGCTGGTTGTCGGTGCGGGCGGTGCGGTTTGGCGCCGGTTCACGGGTGCGTGTGGTCATTGTGCTCGAAGATGTATCGGCGCGGCATCAGGCTGACCAGATTGCCCTGGTCCGTCGTCGGGTGCTCGAACTGATCGCACGTCAGTACGATTTGCGCACGATTGCGCGCGAGTTGTTGCAGCTCATCGGTGAGCAGATGCCCGATCTGGTTTATGCGGCGTATGCGATACGCTCCGCAGGAGTTTTTGTGAGTTATCATCACGAGATTCTGCATGACGATCAACCAAACCTTGATCGGTGGGCCGAGCAGATACTGACGATGTCGCCGTACCCTCGTCAGCGGATCGCTGAGTTACCGCTCGATTCGCCGGTCGGGCAACGAATGCAGGAACTCATACAGCTCCATATCGTGAATCGGGCTTGGATTGCGGTTGTCCGTACTAATCGCGATCAGGCGGATGGTTGGTTGTTGCTGTGCCGACGGAACGATACGCCGCTAACCACCGATGAGAAACAAGCTATCGATCAGATTGAGCAATTGACAATTATTGCGCTCGAACAGCATACTACACTCCATAAGTTGGCTTATCAGGCGCATCACGACGCACTCACCGGCTTGCCAAACCGGTTGTTGTTTGAAGATCGTTTGCAGCAAGCCATTGATCTAGCCCGCCGAAATAATTCGCTGGTAGCCGTACTTTTTATCGATCTCGACCGTTTCAAGCACGTCAATGACACGCTTGGTCATGCAATTGGTGATCTGCTCCTCATACAGGTCGCGCGTCGGTTTGAGCTATGCTTAAGAGCGACGGACACATTGGCCCGCCATGGAGGTGATGAGTTTTTGTTGGTACTGCCCGAAATTACGTCACCCCAACATGTTGCAACCGTTGCCCGCCGGTTGCACGAAGCGCTCGATCGCCCGTTTTTTATCAACGGCCACGAGATTTTCGTCAGTGCAAGTATTGGGGCGAGCCTTTATCCCATTGATGGAAGTGATGTTGTGTCGCTGCAACGGGCTGCCGATATTGCTATGTATCGGGCCAAGCATACCTTACGGAACAGTTTTCAATTTTTTGATGCGGCGATCACGAACGCATCGCTCGAACAATTACAGATCGAGACACTCTTGCGACGGGCAATCGAGCGCAACGAGTTGCTGTTGTACTACCAGCCTAAGGTTGATCGTAGTGGTAACCTGACCAGTTTCGAGGCACTCTTGCGCTGGAACAGTGCTGAGCTGGGTATGGTCTCTCCGGTACGCTTTATTCCCGTTGCCGAGGAGACCGGTCTGATTATCCCGATTGGCATCTGGGTGTTAACTGAACTGGCTCGCCAAGTGCGTGAATGGCAACGACAAGGGTTGCCGCTCGTTCCGGTGGCGGCTAATGTATCGGCATTGCAGTTTGCCCACGTCGATTTTGTACAACAGGTGGCTGATATTTTGGCGCAGGCCGCGCTACCTGCCGGCTGGCTTGAGTTAGAACTAACCGAAACAATGTTAATGGGGCAGATCGAAGATCTGCGCCGTCAGTTGACGGAGTTGCGGCAATTAGGTGTGACGCTGGCAATTGATGATTTTGGTACCGGCTATTCATCGTTATCGTACTTGCACCTCTTGCCGATCAGTATCTTAAAGATTGACCGTTCGTTCATCATGCGCCTTGATCAGAGCGATGCAACCGTTGAGCGTAGCATCACCAATGCCATTATCGCTTTGGGGCATCATCTTGGGATGCAGGTGGTCGCTGAAGGAGTTGAAACAGAAGGTCAGTTTCAGATATTACTGAGCGCCGGTTGTGATCTGTTTCAGGGCTATTACATCGAGCGACCGTTACCGCCAGATGAGACGGTGGCATGGCTGCGGCGGAAGGTGTAA
- the kaiC gene encoding circadian clock protein KaiC codes for MCADQIERLPTGITGFDHIANGGLPKGRTTLVSGTAGSAKTVFAAQFLAAGIKRGEPGVFVTFEETPEALRRNMLGFGWDIARWEAEGKWVFVDVSPQPEEELVELGSYDLGALLARIEHAVRSIGAVRLSMDSLGAIFTRLNDSRVVRNELFRIVSTLRRLGVTAVLTAERTQEYGEIARYGVEEFVSDDVVILRNLLEDEKRRRTVEILKFRGTSHQKGSFPFTVIPGEGIHVIPLSAIELKQRSSSVRTTSGNAELDRMCGGGFFRDSIVLVSGATGTGKTLMATTFMAAGVRQNERSLLFAFEESRDQLFRNAIGWGIDFEQMERDGLLRVICNYPEVTSLEDQLIFMKAEIDRFRPQRVAVDSLSALERVATIKGFREFVIGLTSFIKHQEMAGLYTATTPTLLGGSSITEAHISTITDSIILLRYVELFGEMRRGVTVLKMRGSSHDKDIREFTIDSRGMHIGRPFRNISGILSGQFTHIAPSEIERLSAMFRDDESDDTNRESSSSS; via the coding sequence GTGTGCGCTGATCAGATTGAACGGCTCCCAACCGGTATTACCGGTTTTGATCATATCGCTAACGGTGGATTACCGAAGGGGCGTACCACCCTTGTTTCAGGGACGGCGGGTAGTGCGAAAACCGTCTTTGCCGCTCAATTCTTGGCCGCCGGGATTAAACGCGGTGAGCCGGGAGTGTTTGTAACCTTTGAAGAAACACCTGAAGCGTTGCGACGCAATATGCTCGGTTTTGGTTGGGATATTGCCCGCTGGGAGGCAGAGGGTAAGTGGGTGTTTGTCGATGTGTCGCCACAACCCGAAGAAGAGCTGGTTGAGCTGGGATCGTATGATCTTGGGGCATTGCTAGCTCGGATCGAGCACGCGGTGCGTAGTATCGGCGCCGTGCGTTTATCGATGGATTCGCTCGGTGCGATTTTTACCCGTCTCAACGATTCGCGAGTGGTGCGGAATGAGCTATTCCGTATTGTGAGTACGCTCCGTCGTTTGGGAGTGACTGCTGTGCTCACTGCCGAACGCACGCAAGAGTACGGTGAAATCGCTCGCTATGGTGTCGAGGAGTTTGTCTCGGATGATGTGGTGATCTTGCGGAACCTGCTTGAAGACGAGAAGCGCCGGCGCACGGTCGAGATTCTCAAGTTCCGCGGTACCTCGCATCAGAAGGGCAGTTTCCCCTTTACCGTCATTCCCGGTGAAGGTATTCACGTTATTCCGCTCTCGGCTATCGAGTTGAAACAGCGCTCGTCAAGTGTTCGCACGACGTCAGGGAATGCCGAGCTTGATCGGATGTGCGGCGGCGGATTTTTCCGTGACTCGATTGTGTTGGTAAGCGGCGCGACCGGTACCGGTAAAACCTTGATGGCGACGACCTTTATGGCTGCCGGTGTTCGTCAGAATGAGCGCTCGCTGTTGTTTGCCTTTGAAGAGAGTCGCGATCAGCTCTTTCGCAATGCAATTGGCTGGGGGATCGACTTCGAGCAAATGGAGCGCGATGGGTTGCTGCGCGTTATTTGCAATTATCCTGAAGTGACCAGTCTGGAAGATCAACTGATCTTTATGAAGGCGGAGATCGATCGCTTCCGCCCGCAGCGCGTGGCCGTTGATAGCCTTTCGGCCCTCGAACGAGTCGCGACGATTAAGGGTTTCCGCGAGTTTGTGATTGGTCTGACCTCGTTTATCAAACATCAAGAAATGGCCGGTCTCTATACGGCGACTACGCCAACGTTGCTCGGCGGCTCGTCGATTACCGAGGCGCATATCTCCACGATCACCGACTCGATCATTCTGCTGCGCTATGTCGAACTGTTCGGTGAAATGCGCCGTGGGGTAACCGTGCTCAAGATGCGTGGTTCCAGCCACGACAAAGATATCCGTGAGTTTACGATAGATAGTCGTGGGATGCATATCGGTCGCCCATTCCGTAATATCTCCGGTATTCTGTCTGGTCAATTTACCCATATTGCACCGAGTGAAATTGAACGGCTGAGTGCCATGTTTCGAGATGATGAGAGCGACGATACCAATCGTGAATCTTCTTCCTCAAGCTAA